One Ricinus communis isolate WT05 ecotype wild-type chromosome 1, ASM1957865v1, whole genome shotgun sequence DNA window includes the following coding sequences:
- the LOC8286738 gene encoding uncharacterized protein LOC8286738 — translation MEQSGAILCQISYLKDMLDQVNEEIEANIQITREIESEIVKCTEFESSLASRESDLTKTLYVSQFEINGLVSVTNNSRKSLKLVEEELFSVRGKREEMVQRMNNKREQFTMLCLEFQRYVDQGENDETMKLLSEKEFLENEIHLLDQNNDALKNSMLAFVDEVLQDLQDSNSALHVEVQNRNYENEKLLKDIDDLKTMLVLNFSRRNS, via the exons ATGGAGCAGTCCGGCGCCATTCTCTGCCAAATCTCTTATCTAAAGGACATGCTCGATCAA GTAAATGAAGAAATTGAAGCGAATATCCAAATAACGAGAGAGATCGAGTCGGAGATCGTTAAATGCACAGAATTTGAGTCCTCGTTGGCCTCTAGAGAATCAGATCTCACAAAGACGCTTTACGTTTCTCAATTTGAGATCAACGGATTGGTTTCCGTCACCA ATAATTCGAGAAAATCCTTGAAATTAGTGGAGGAGGAATTATTTAGTGTACGGGGAAAGAGAGAGGAGATGGTTCAAAGAATGAACAATAAGCG GGAACAGTTTACCATGCTGTGCCTAGAATTTCAGAGGTACGTTGACCAAGGAGAAAATGATGAAACCATGAAATTGTTGTCGGAGAAAGaatttcttgaaaatgaaATCCATCTATTGGATCAGAATAATGATGCTTTAAAGAATTCGATGTTGGCATTTGTCGATGAAGTCCTTCAAGATCTTCAGGATTCTAACTCTG CCTTACATGTGGAGGTACAGAATAGGAACTATGAGAATGAGAAATTGCTCAAGGATATTGATGATTTGAAGACTATGTTAGTTTTGAATTTCAGCCGCCGTAATTCTTGA
- the LOC8286739 gene encoding histone deacetylase 15 isoform X1: MVLGTLQTSRVMNKESEKSCHKRNHGASCNGSNGKHEDLGTNGTSGSCSYDESAGEEDTLTMHADADGDTPSDVDVSRKKKQREMTFQGMYNVFDFDDDEDDSDWEPVQKRLEIVKWFCTNCTMVNLDDVVHCDICGEHKESGILKYGFFASPILEDTGLIEIETETKGRDKDGCSQQSSSSSNGCTAIGFDERMLLHSEVEMKSHPHPERPDRLRAIAASLATAGIFPGRCYPISAREITQQELQMVHSLEHIQAVEFTSHIFSSYFTPDTYANEHSAHAARLAAGLCADIASAIVSARVKNGFALVRPPGHHAGIRQAMGFCLHNNAAVAALAAQVAGAKKVLIVDWDVHHGNGTQEIFEQNKSVLYISLHRHEGGKFYPGTGAADEVGSKGAEGYCVNVPWGRGGVGDSDYIFAFQHVVLPIAAEFAPDFTIISAGFDAARGDPLGCCDVTPAGYAQMTDMLYNLCGGKLLVILEGGYNLRSISSSATAVIKVLLGEEGTTCELGNIVPSKAGLQTVLEVLKIQMNFWPSLGSIFEKLQLQWVPSCLQSKKEQVKKRRRIDAPVWWKWGRKSLLYHFLSRHHHERRKGH; this comes from the exons ATGGTTTTGGGAACACTTCAGACAAGCCGTGTGATGAATAAAGAGTCAGAGAAGAGTTGTCACAAACGAAACCATGGAGCTTCATGTAATGGCAGTAATGGAAAGCATGAAGACTTGGGTACGAATGGAACCAGTGGTAGTTGTAGCTATGACGAAAGTGCCGGTGAAGAAGATACTCTAACGATGCATGCTGATGCGGATGGGGATACACCATCTGATGTTGATGTATCT agaaagaaaaagcagAGAGAAATGACTTTTCAAGGGATGTACAACgtgtttgattttgatgatgatgaagatgacAGTGACTGGGAGCCTGTACAAAAGCGTCTAGAGATCGTGAAGTGGTTTTGTACCAACTGCACAATGGTTAATCTTGATGATGTTGTTCATTGCGAT ATATGTGGTGAACATAAAGAATCTGGTATCCTGAAGTATGGGTTTTTTGCATCTCCTATTTTAGAAGATACAGGTCTTATAGAGATTGAGACAGAAACAAAGGGGAGAGACAAAG ATGGGTGCTCACAACAATCGTCTTCATCCTCGAATGGGTGTACAGCGATTGGTTTTGATGAAAGAATGCTGCTACATTCAGAA GTTGAAATGAAGTCACATCCTCATCCAGAAAGACCTGATCGCCTTCGAGCTATAGCTGCTAGCCTTGCTACTGCTG GTATATTTCCTGGAAGATGCTATCCAATTTCTGCAAGAGAAATTACCCAACAAGAACTTCAGATG GTGCATTCCTTGGAGCATATTCAAGCTGTAGAATTTACAAGCCATATCTTCTCTAG TTACTTCACTCCCGATACATATGCTAATGAGCATTCAGCTCATGCTGCTAGGCTAGCAGCAGGTTTGTGTGCTGATATTGCTTCAGCGATTGTTTCTGCCCGTGTCAAAAATGGGTTTGCTCTG GTCCGGCCTCCTGGTCATCATGCTGGCATAAGGCAAGCCATGGGATTTTGTCTCCACAATAATGCTGCTGTTGCTGCATTAGCTGCTCAGGTTGCAGGTGCAAAGAAGGTTCTGATAGTCGACTGG gATGTGCATCATGGAAATGGCACACAAGAAATATTTGAGCAGAACAAATCG GTATTGTACATATCCTTGCATAGACACGAGGGAGGAAAATTTTATCCTGGCACTGGAGCAGCTGACGAG GTTGGTAGCAAGGGTGCAGAAGGGTATTGCGTAAATGTTCCATGGGGTCGTGGAGGAGTTGGTGACAGTGATTACATTTTTGCATTCCAGCATGTTGTGCTACCGATAG CTGCTGAGTTTGCTCCTGATTTTACTATCATATCAGCTGGATTTGATGCAGCAAGAGGTGATCCTCTGGGATGCTGTGAT GTAACACCTGCTGGTTATGCACAGATGACAGATATGTTGTATAATCTGTGTGGTGGAAAGTTGCTTGTTATTCTTGAGGGCGG CTACAATTTACGTTCAATTTCATCTTCTGCTACTGCGGTGATTAAG GTATTGCTGGGTGAAGAAGGTACTACATGTGAATTGGGCAACATTGTCCCTTCCAAAGCTGGCCTGCAAACTGTTCTGGAAGTCCTGAAGATTCAAATGAACTTTTGGCCATCTCTAGGGTCTATCTTTGAAAAATTGCAGTTGCAGTGGGTACCATCCTGTTTGCAGAGTAAAA AAGAACAGGTTAAAAAGAGACGCAGGATTGATGCGCCAGTGTGGTGGAAATGGGGAAGAAAGAGTTTATTGTATCATTTTCTTAGTAGGCATCATCATGAAAGACGAAAGGGACACTGA
- the LOC8286739 gene encoding histone deacetylase 15 isoform X2, with protein sequence MVLGTLQTSRVMNKESEKSCHKRNHGASCNGSNGKHEDLGTNGTSGSCSYDESAGEEDTLTMHADADGDTPSDVDVSRKKKQREMTFQGMYNVFDFDDDEDDSDWEPVQKRLEIVKWFCTNCTMVNLDDVVHCDICGEHKESGILKYGFFASPILEDTGLIEIETETKGRDKDGCSQQSSSSSNGCTAIGFDERMLLHSEVEMKSHPHPERPDRLRAIAASLATAGIFPGRCYPISAREITQQELQMVHSLEHIQAVEFTSHIFSSYFTPDTYANEHSAHAARLAAGLCADIASAIVSARVKNGFALVRPPGHHAGIRQAMGFCLHNNAAVAALAAQVAGAKKVLIVDWDVHHGNGTQEIFEQNKSVLYISLHRHEGGKFYPGTGAADEVGSKGAEGYCVNVPWGRGGVGDSDYIFAFQHVVLPIAAEFAPDFTIISAGFDAARGDPLGCCDVTPAGYAQMTDMLYNLCGGKLLVILEATIYVQFHLLLLR encoded by the exons ATGGTTTTGGGAACACTTCAGACAAGCCGTGTGATGAATAAAGAGTCAGAGAAGAGTTGTCACAAACGAAACCATGGAGCTTCATGTAATGGCAGTAATGGAAAGCATGAAGACTTGGGTACGAATGGAACCAGTGGTAGTTGTAGCTATGACGAAAGTGCCGGTGAAGAAGATACTCTAACGATGCATGCTGATGCGGATGGGGATACACCATCTGATGTTGATGTATCT agaaagaaaaagcagAGAGAAATGACTTTTCAAGGGATGTACAACgtgtttgattttgatgatgatgaagatgacAGTGACTGGGAGCCTGTACAAAAGCGTCTAGAGATCGTGAAGTGGTTTTGTACCAACTGCACAATGGTTAATCTTGATGATGTTGTTCATTGCGAT ATATGTGGTGAACATAAAGAATCTGGTATCCTGAAGTATGGGTTTTTTGCATCTCCTATTTTAGAAGATACAGGTCTTATAGAGATTGAGACAGAAACAAAGGGGAGAGACAAAG ATGGGTGCTCACAACAATCGTCTTCATCCTCGAATGGGTGTACAGCGATTGGTTTTGATGAAAGAATGCTGCTACATTCAGAA GTTGAAATGAAGTCACATCCTCATCCAGAAAGACCTGATCGCCTTCGAGCTATAGCTGCTAGCCTTGCTACTGCTG GTATATTTCCTGGAAGATGCTATCCAATTTCTGCAAGAGAAATTACCCAACAAGAACTTCAGATG GTGCATTCCTTGGAGCATATTCAAGCTGTAGAATTTACAAGCCATATCTTCTCTAG TTACTTCACTCCCGATACATATGCTAATGAGCATTCAGCTCATGCTGCTAGGCTAGCAGCAGGTTTGTGTGCTGATATTGCTTCAGCGATTGTTTCTGCCCGTGTCAAAAATGGGTTTGCTCTG GTCCGGCCTCCTGGTCATCATGCTGGCATAAGGCAAGCCATGGGATTTTGTCTCCACAATAATGCTGCTGTTGCTGCATTAGCTGCTCAGGTTGCAGGTGCAAAGAAGGTTCTGATAGTCGACTGG gATGTGCATCATGGAAATGGCACACAAGAAATATTTGAGCAGAACAAATCG GTATTGTACATATCCTTGCATAGACACGAGGGAGGAAAATTTTATCCTGGCACTGGAGCAGCTGACGAG GTTGGTAGCAAGGGTGCAGAAGGGTATTGCGTAAATGTTCCATGGGGTCGTGGAGGAGTTGGTGACAGTGATTACATTTTTGCATTCCAGCATGTTGTGCTACCGATAG CTGCTGAGTTTGCTCCTGATTTTACTATCATATCAGCTGGATTTGATGCAGCAAGAGGTGATCCTCTGGGATGCTGTGAT GTAACACCTGCTGGTTATGCACAGATGACAGATATGTTGTATAATCTGTGTGGTGGAAAGTTGCTTGTTATTCTTGAGG CTACAATTTACGTTCAATTTCATCTTCTGCTACTGCGGTGA